In Zingiber officinale cultivar Zhangliang chromosome 8B, Zo_v1.1, whole genome shotgun sequence, a single genomic region encodes these proteins:
- the LOC122016047 gene encoding WAT1-related protein At3g30340-like — MAPGVLMLSGSWCRRWRPVLVMLAIDAAFAVMNIMIKKALDAGTDRLVLITLRQLVAAVVLAPIAYFRERKMRPKLTTEICVHLFFSAALGAALTQYLFLVGLQYTSATFACAFANILPVLTFLVALLFRLETLNLKQAVGISKAAGAVVCIAGALVLSLYKGVALTSKAASGGHAGGGGYSSRQRATATCTLFAACLCYASWFLIQSKVGKKYPAIYSGAALTFLISFLQAAALSLVLQRGFAMWLLKSKLAIATVLYSGVVGSGIGFLAMSWCVEKRGPLFAAAFTPLIQILVAVIDTSFLHTPLYLGSVLGSALVISGLYFVLWGKSKETQTQTHTAKPTECNEENKVQQQQIV, encoded by the exons ATGGCTCCCGGAGTACTAATGCTCAGCGGCAGCTGGTGCCGGCGGTGGAGACCGGTCCTGGTGATGCTCGCCATCGACGCGGCCTTCGCCGTGATGAACATCATGATCAAGAAGGCCCTCGACGCCGGCACCGACAGGCTCGTCCTCATCACACTCCGGCAACTCGTCGCCGCCGTCGTCTTGGCGCCCATCGCCTACTTCCGCGAGAG GAAGATGAGACCGAAGCTGACGACGGAGATCTGCGTTCATCTTTTCTTCAGCGCAGCGCTCGG AGCTGCTCTGACGCAGTACCTCTTCCTCGTCGGATTGCAGTACACTTCGGCGACCTTCGCCTGCGCCTTCGCCAACATTCTTCCCGTCCTCACGTTCCTCGTGGCGCTGCTCTTCCG GCTGGAGACTCTGAATCTGAAGCAGGCAGTGGGGATCTCGAAGGCGGCAGGTGCAGTCGTGTGCATTGCCGGCGCGCTGGTTCTCTCGCTGTACAAGGGCGTGGCCTTGACGTCGAAAGCGGCCTCCGGAGGACACGCCGGCGGGGGCGGCTACAGCTCGAGGCAGCGCGCGACGGCGACTTGCACGTTGTTCGCGGCGTGCCTCTGCTACGCCTCGTGGTTCCTGATCCAGTCCAAAGTGGGAAAGAAGTACCCGGCGATCTACTCCGGCGCCGCGCTCACCTTCCTCATCAGCTTCCTTCAGGCGGCGGCGCTGAGCTTGGTCCTCCAGCGAGGCTTCGCCATGTGGCTTCTCAAGTCCAAGTTGGCCATCGCCACGGTGCTGTATTCG GGAGTGGTGGGATCAGGAATAGGGTTCTTGGCCATGTCGTGGTGCGTGGAGAAACGAGGCCCTCTCTTCGCTGCCGCATTCACTCCTCTCATTCAGATACTCGTCGCAGTCATCGACACATCGTTTCTCCACACCCCGCTTTACCTGGGAAG TGTTTTGGGGTCTGCTCTGGTGATTTCTGGCCTGTATTTTGTGCTGTGGGGGAAGAGCAAGGAGACACAGACACAGACGCATACGGCGAAACCAACGGAATGCAACGAAGAGAATAAAGTGCAACAGCAGCAAATAGTGTAA